The following proteins come from a genomic window of Denitromonas sp.:
- a CDS encoding glutaredoxin family protein translates to MATLTLLGRSWCHLCDDMLAALKPLTDAAAVSVDVVDVDSDPALEARWGELVPVLLAVEGHELCHYHLDEVAVRAYLARFPLESAD, encoded by the coding sequence ATGGCGACGCTGACCCTGCTTGGCCGTAGCTGGTGCCATCTGTGCGACGACATGCTCGCTGCGCTCAAGCCGCTGACCGATGCGGCGGCGGTGTCGGTCGATGTGGTGGATGTTGACAGCGATCCGGCACTGGAGGCGCGCTGGGGCGAACTGGTGCCGGTGCTGCTGGCGGTGGAGGGGCACGAGCTGTGCCACTACCATCTGGACGAGGTGGCGGTGCGTGCCTATTTGGCCCGATTTCCGCTAGAATCCGCCGATTGA
- the lepA gene encoding translation elongation factor 4, with product MRHIRNFSIIAHIDHGKSTLADRLIHRCGGLADREMDAQVLDSMDLERERGITIKAQTASLLYKAKDGQEYQFNLIDTPGHVDFSYEVSRSLQACEGALLVVDASQGVEAQTVANCYTAIEQNLEVIPVLNKVDLPAADPERVRAEIEDVIGVDASEATLCSAKTGLGIDDILETVVRRVPPPVGDPEAPLKALIIDSWFDSYVGVVILVRVIDGSIKAKDRMRLMATGAEYPVDSVGVFTPKSLVRDSLSAGEVGFIISGIKVISDAKVGDTVTLATRPAAKPLPGFKEIKSQVFAGLYPVESNEYEQLRESLEKLQLNDAALRFEPEVSQALGFGFRCGFLGLLHMDIVQERLEREFDIDLITTAPTVVYEVLMKDGTVMKVENPAKLPDPSKIDEIREPIIRATIYLPQEYVGVVITLCTQKRGSQVDMRYHGRQVQLVYDIPMNEVVMDFFDRLKSVSRGYASLDYELHSYQAADLVKLDMLVNGEKVDALSVIVHRANAHFRGRELAAKLRGIIPRQMFDVAVQAAIGSTIVSRENIKALRKNVLAKCYGGDISRKRKLLEKQKAGKRRMKQVGAVEIPQEAFLAVLRTDDSK from the coding sequence ATGCGCCACATACGTAATTTCTCCATCATTGCCCATATCGATCACGGTAAGTCGACGCTGGCCGATCGCCTGATCCACCGCTGCGGCGGCCTGGCCGACCGGGAGATGGATGCCCAGGTGCTCGATTCGATGGATCTGGAGCGCGAGCGGGGCATCACCATCAAGGCGCAGACCGCCTCCTTGCTCTACAAGGCGAAGGATGGCCAGGAATACCAGTTCAACCTGATCGACACCCCGGGGCATGTGGACTTCAGCTATGAAGTGTCACGCTCCCTGCAGGCCTGCGAAGGGGCGCTGCTGGTGGTCGACGCGTCCCAGGGCGTCGAGGCGCAGACCGTGGCCAACTGCTACACGGCAATCGAGCAGAACCTGGAAGTGATCCCGGTCCTCAACAAGGTGGACCTGCCCGCCGCCGATCCGGAGCGGGTGCGTGCGGAAATCGAGGACGTGATCGGCGTTGATGCGTCCGAGGCGACGCTGTGCTCGGCCAAGACCGGCCTGGGCATCGACGATATCCTCGAAACCGTGGTGCGCCGCGTGCCGCCGCCGGTGGGCGACCCCGAGGCGCCGCTGAAGGCGCTGATCATCGATTCCTGGTTCGACAGCTACGTGGGCGTGGTGATCCTGGTGCGGGTGATCGACGGCAGCATCAAGGCCAAGGACCGCATGCGCCTGATGGCAACCGGGGCCGAGTACCCGGTGGATTCGGTGGGGGTGTTTACCCCGAAGTCGCTGGTGCGTGATTCGCTGTCGGCCGGCGAGGTCGGCTTCATCATCAGCGGCATCAAGGTGATTTCCGATGCCAAGGTGGGCGACACGGTAACGCTGGCCACGCGTCCGGCGGCCAAGCCGCTGCCGGGTTTCAAGGAGATCAAGTCGCAGGTGTTCGCCGGCCTGTATCCGGTCGAATCCAACGAATACGAACAACTGCGCGAGTCGCTCGAAAAACTGCAACTCAACGACGCTGCCTTGCGCTTTGAGCCGGAAGTGTCGCAGGCCCTGGGGTTCGGCTTCCGTTGCGGCTTCCTCGGCCTGCTGCACATGGACATCGTGCAGGAGCGTCTCGAGCGCGAATTCGATATCGACCTGATCACCACGGCGCCGACCGTGGTGTACGAAGTGCTGATGAAAGACGGCACGGTCATGAAGGTCGAGAACCCGGCCAAGCTGCCCGATCCGTCGAAGATCGACGAGATCCGCGAGCCGATCATCCGCGCGACCATCTATCTGCCGCAGGAGTATGTCGGCGTCGTCATCACCCTGTGCACCCAGAAGCGCGGCTCGCAGGTCGATATGCGCTACCATGGCCGCCAGGTGCAGCTGGTGTATGACATTCCAATGAACGAAGTGGTGATGGACTTCTTCGACCGGCTCAAGTCGGTGTCGCGCGGCTATGCCTCGCTCGACTATGAGCTGCACAGCTATCAGGCGGCCGATCTGGTCAAGCTCGACATGCTGGTCAATGGCGAAAAGGTCGATGCCCTGTCGGTGATCGTGCACCGTGCCAACGCGCATTTTCGCGGGCGCGAGCTGGCCGCCAAGCTACGCGGCATCATCCCGCGCCAGATGTTCGACGTGGCGGTGCAGGCGGCCATCGGCTCGACCATCGTCTCGCGCGAGAACATCAAGGCGCTGCGCAAGAACGTGCTGGCCAAGTGCTACGGCGGCGACATCTCGCGCAAGCGCAAGCTGCTCGAAAAGCAGAAGGCCGGCAAACGCCGGATGAAGCAGGTTGGCGCGGTCGAGATCCCGCAGGAAGCCTTCCTGGCCGTGCTGCGCACCGACGACAGCAAGTAA
- the lepB gene encoding signal peptidase I, with amino-acid sequence MNFALILFLLLVATGVLWLADKFYARKRRAPDAGEPWWVEYGASFFPVILAVFFLRSFLVEPFKIPSGSMIPTLLVGDFILVNKYTYGIRLPVINKKIVDINEPARGDVMVFRYPENPSLDYIKRVVGLPGDTVEYFDKRLSINGKPVDTVADGEYVHRDRLYASGQFTETLGEVQHAMLNDGDKPSYVPQVKQFPQRENCTYTNNGVRCTVPDGHYFVMGDNRDDSSDSRVWGFVPEQNIVGKAFLIWFNFNEPSRIGFFH; translated from the coding sequence GTGAATTTTGCCCTGATCCTCTTCCTGCTGCTGGTCGCGACCGGTGTGCTGTGGCTGGCCGACAAGTTCTATGCGCGCAAGCGCCGGGCGCCGGATGCTGGCGAACCGTGGTGGGTGGAGTACGGCGCCAGTTTCTTTCCGGTGATCCTGGCGGTGTTCTTCCTGCGTTCGTTTCTGGTCGAGCCGTTCAAGATCCCGTCTGGCTCGATGATCCCCACCTTGCTGGTGGGCGACTTCATTCTGGTCAACAAATACACCTACGGTATCCGCCTGCCGGTGATCAACAAGAAGATCGTCGATATCAACGAGCCGGCGCGTGGCGATGTGATGGTGTTCCGCTACCCGGAGAACCCCTCGCTGGACTACATCAAGCGGGTCGTCGGGCTGCCGGGGGACACCGTCGAGTACTTCGACAAGCGCTTGAGCATCAACGGCAAGCCGGTTGATACCGTGGCCGACGGCGAATACGTGCACCGCGACCGGCTCTATGCCAGCGGGCAATTCACCGAGACGCTGGGTGAGGTTCAGCACGCCATGCTCAACGATGGCGACAAACCGTCGTACGTACCCCAGGTCAAGCAGTTCCCGCAGCGCGAGAACTGCACCTATACTAACAACGGCGTACGTTGCACGGTACCCGATGGGCATTATTTCGTCATGGGCGACAACCGCGACGACAGCAGCGACAGCCGCGTCTGGGGCTTTGTGCCGGAGCAGAACATCGTCGGCAAGGCCTTCCTGATCTGGTTCAACTTCAATGAACCGAGCCGTATCGGCTTTTTCCACTGA
- a CDS encoding DUF4845 domain-containing protein → MKNKQTGLSLIGVLIVGAILGFLFLIGMRTVPVVTEYMAVKRIMNAIIESNPSPEVPITQLRADFDKRAYIDEVKHVSGRDLVIVKRGNKFEMSVSYARKVPIAANVSLLIEFDTGTLRGGS, encoded by the coding sequence ATGAAGAACAAGCAAACGGGTCTGTCCCTGATCGGCGTGCTGATCGTCGGCGCCATCCTCGGTTTTCTGTTCCTCATCGGCATGCGCACCGTGCCGGTGGTGACCGAGTACATGGCGGTCAAGCGGATCATGAACGCGATCATCGAGTCCAACCCGTCGCCCGAAGTGCCGATCACCCAGCTGCGCGCGGATTTCGACAAGCGCGCCTACATCGATGAGGTCAAGCATGTCTCCGGCCGCGACCTGGTGATCGTCAAGCGCGGCAACAAGTTCGAGATGTCGGTGAGCTACGCCCGCAAGGTGCCCATTGCAGCCAATGTGAGCCTGCTCATTGAATTCGATACCGGCACACTGCGCGGTGGATCCTGA
- the rnc gene encoding ribonuclease III has product MTFDTLQERLDYRFKAPAGLRQALTHRSYGQPNNERLEFLGDSVVNHVIALALFSRFPDLREGDLSRLRAQLVCQDALHGIALGLELGSVLRLGEGELKSGGAERPSILSDALEAVFAAVYLDGGFDAAKAVIDRLFASHLAKLDPTTSLKDPKTRLQEWLQARRRQLPKYRLVATLGEAHAQQFEVECTVDGGLQTRGIGSSRRAAEQQAALAAMETLENHAG; this is encoded by the coding sequence GTGACGTTCGATACCTTACAGGAACGGCTCGACTATCGTTTCAAGGCGCCGGCCGGGCTGCGCCAGGCGCTGACGCACCGCAGCTATGGCCAGCCCAACAACGAGCGGCTGGAATTTCTCGGCGACAGTGTGGTCAACCACGTCATCGCCCTGGCGCTGTTTTCCCGTTTCCCCGATTTGCGCGAAGGTGATCTGTCCCGCTTGCGGGCACAGCTGGTGTGTCAGGATGCCCTGCACGGCATCGCGCTGGGCCTGGAACTCGGCTCGGTGTTGCGCCTGGGAGAAGGGGAGCTGAAAAGCGGTGGCGCGGAACGGCCGTCGATCCTGTCCGATGCGCTCGAAGCGGTGTTTGCCGCGGTGTACCTCGATGGCGGTTTCGACGCGGCCAAGGCGGTGATCGACCGCTTGTTTGCGTCTCATCTGGCAAAGCTTGATCCGACGACCAGCCTCAAGGACCCCAAGACCCGCTTGCAGGAGTGGCTGCAGGCACGTCGCCGGCAGTTGCCGAAGTACCGTCTGGTGGCAACGCTCGGCGAGGCGCATGCTCAGCAGTTCGAGGTCGAGTGCACCGTTGACGGCGGGCTGCAGACCCGTGGGATTGGTTCAAGTCGGCGAGCGGCCGAGCAGCAAGCGGCCCTGGCTGCGATGGAAACCTTGGAGAATCATGCAGGATAA
- the era gene encoding GTPase Era: MQDNHTPDSGAFHTGFIAIVGRPNVGKSTLMNRLIGLKVSIVSSKAQTTRHRVSGILTDDSAQFVFVDTPGFQTRHQNALNRTMNRTVTQSLADVDLVYLVIEAGKFGPEDEQVVALLPPDAKVILVINKVDTLADKSSLLPFIDKTRSVFPFAEVVPLSAEHGKNVDALLAVSRRYLPEGPPMFGPDDITDRSERFLAAEFLREKLFRLLGDELPYGMTVEIERFEVEGNLRRINAAIIVDKPGHKGIVIGKGGQHLKRISTEARKAMEELFGATIYLEVWVKVKSGWADDERALKSLGYD; this comes from the coding sequence ATGCAGGATAATCACACCCCGGACAGCGGCGCATTCCACACCGGCTTCATCGCCATTGTCGGGCGGCCCAATGTCGGCAAGTCCACCCTGATGAACCGGCTCATCGGCCTGAAGGTCAGCATCGTCTCGAGCAAGGCGCAGACCACGCGCCATCGGGTGTCGGGCATCCTGACTGACGACTCCGCCCAGTTCGTCTTCGTCGACACGCCGGGCTTCCAGACCCGTCACCAGAACGCACTCAATCGCACCATGAACCGCACGGTGACCCAGTCGCTCGCCGATGTGGACCTGGTCTATCTGGTCATCGAGGCCGGCAAGTTCGGCCCGGAGGACGAGCAGGTCGTCGCCTTGCTGCCGCCGGACGCGAAGGTGATCCTGGTGATCAACAAGGTCGACACGCTGGCCGACAAGTCCAGCCTGCTGCCTTTCATCGACAAGACCCGCAGCGTCTTCCCGTTTGCCGAAGTGGTGCCGCTGTCGGCCGAACACGGCAAGAACGTGGATGCCCTGCTGGCCGTGTCGCGCCGCTATCTGCCCGAAGGCCCGCCGATGTTCGGGCCGGACGACATCACCGACCGCAGCGAGCGTTTCCTGGCGGCCGAATTTCTGCGCGAGAAGCTGTTCCGGCTGCTCGGCGACGAGCTGCCCTATGGCATGACGGTCGAGATCGAGCGCTTCGAGGTCGAAGGCAACCTGCGCCGCATCAACGCCGCCATCATCGTCGACAAACCCGGCCACAAGGGCATCGTCATCGGCAAGGGCGGCCAGCACCTCAAGCGCATCTCCACCGAAGCGCGCAAGGCGATGGAAGAGCTCTTCGGTGCCACCATCTACCTTGAGGTGTGGGTCAAGGTGAAGTCCGGCTGGGCGGATGACGAGCGCGCGCTCAAGAGCCTCGGCTACGACTGA
- the recO gene encoding DNA repair protein RecO: protein MGQKQRVDQQPGFVLHTHPYRETSLIVEVFSRDYGRMALVAKGARRPMSALRGVLMAYQPLLLDWSGGGEVKTLVRAEWLGGQPLLTGKELLCGYYLNELLVKLLPREDAHAELYAHYAALIQRLPGETRFEPILRAFELTLLSELGYGVPLEHDAETEAPIAAEARYGYIIDRGPVLGASPDDGLPMVSGQTLLDMAAGRFDDPKTLVQSKALLRHLIQHHLGAQPLHSRRMFKELQAL, encoded by the coding sequence GTGGGCCAGAAGCAGCGCGTCGATCAACAACCCGGTTTTGTCCTCCACACCCACCCGTATCGGGAAACCAGCCTGATCGTCGAGGTGTTCAGCCGCGACTACGGCCGCATGGCACTGGTCGCCAAGGGCGCACGGCGGCCGATGTCGGCCTTGCGCGGGGTGCTGATGGCCTACCAGCCCTTGCTGCTCGACTGGTCCGGCGGTGGCGAGGTGAAGACCCTGGTGCGGGCCGAATGGCTCGGCGGCCAGCCGCTGCTCACCGGCAAGGAGTTGCTGTGTGGCTACTACCTCAACGAATTGCTGGTCAAGCTGCTGCCGCGTGAAGACGCCCACGCCGAGCTGTATGCCCACTACGCCGCGCTGATCCAGCGCCTGCCGGGCGAGACGCGTTTCGAACCCATCCTGCGCGCCTTTGAACTGACGTTGCTCTCCGAACTCGGTTATGGCGTCCCGCTCGAGCATGACGCCGAGACCGAGGCGCCGATCGCGGCCGAGGCGCGCTACGGCTATATAATCGATCGCGGCCCCGTGCTCGGCGCCTCGCCCGACGATGGCCTGCCGATGGTCTCCGGGCAGACGCTGCTCGACATGGCCGCCGGACGTTTCGACGACCCCAAGACCCTGGTGCAGAGCAAGGCCTTGCTGCGCCACCTGATCCAGCACCACCTCGGCGCCCAGCCCCTGCATTCGCGCCGCATGTTCAAGGAGTTGCAAGCACTGTGA
- a CDS encoding pyridoxine 5'-phosphate synthase, whose product MIELGVNIDHVATLRQARRTWEPDPVWAAVEAHLGGADGITVHLREDRRHINDEDVRKLRDLTQVKLNLEMAATDEMVGIAAGLKPEMAMFVPEGRQEVTTEGGLDIVSQEAALRRSVSRLADAGISVSVFIDADPAQVEAAARIGAQVCEIHTGPYAAAFHRAGRDAESPAVVAEIDKIRRAGEMIRGAGMRFNAGHALNYYNVQPVARLAGIRELHIGHAIVSRAVFSGLRDAVREMKRLMREAAAQGEPGRA is encoded by the coding sequence GTGATTGAATTGGGCGTGAATATCGACCATGTTGCCACGCTGCGCCAGGCGCGGCGCACCTGGGAGCCGGACCCGGTCTGGGCTGCCGTCGAGGCGCATCTGGGCGGTGCCGATGGCATCACCGTGCATCTGCGCGAAGACCGTCGCCATATCAACGACGAGGATGTGCGCAAACTGCGCGACCTCACCCAGGTCAAGCTCAACCTCGAGATGGCCGCCACCGACGAAATGGTCGGCATCGCCGCCGGGCTCAAGCCCGAGATGGCGATGTTCGTGCCCGAGGGGCGGCAGGAAGTCACCACCGAGGGCGGGCTCGATATCGTCTCGCAAGAGGCTGCGTTGCGCCGCTCGGTCAGCCGGCTTGCCGATGCCGGCATTTCGGTGAGCGTGTTCATCGACGCCGATCCGGCCCAGGTCGAAGCGGCGGCGCGCATTGGCGCACAGGTGTGCGAGATCCATACCGGCCCTTACGCGGCCGCGTTTCATCGTGCCGGTCGCGATGCCGAGAGCCCCGCCGTGGTGGCAGAGATCGACAAGATCCGCCGCGCCGGCGAGATGATTCGTGGCGCCGGCATGCGCTTCAACGCCGGCCATGCGCTCAACTACTACAACGTCCAGCCCGTTGCACGGCTCGCCGGCATCCGCGAACTGCACATCGGCCATGCCATCGTCTCCCGCGCCGTGTTTTCCGGCCTGCGCGATGCAGTGCGCGAAATGAAACGCCTGATGCGCGAAGCCGCAGCACAAGGTGAGCCGGGCAGGGCATGA
- the acpS gene encoding holo-ACP synthase, which yields MIHGIGTDMVSVERIRQALARHGDRFAYRILAPSERAAYHDAPQPERLLAKRFAAKEAFGKAYGTGVAVPATLHSVAVGRDPRGKPHFVFHGAMSDIAARDGLRAHLSLSDELDYVIAFAIIEKDPA from the coding sequence ATGATCCACGGGATCGGGACCGACATGGTCAGTGTCGAACGCATCCGCCAGGCATTGGCCCGGCATGGCGACCGCTTTGCCTATCGCATCCTGGCGCCCAGTGAGCGCGCGGCCTACCACGACGCCCCCCAGCCCGAGCGCCTGCTCGCCAAGCGCTTTGCCGCCAAGGAGGCCTTCGGCAAGGCCTACGGCACCGGCGTGGCGGTGCCGGCCACGCTGCACTCGGTGGCCGTCGGCCGTGACCCGCGGGGCAAACCGCACTTTGTCTTCCACGGTGCGATGAGCGACATCGCTGCCCGTGACGGCCTGCGCGCCCATCTGAGCCTCAGCGACGAGCTCGACTATGTGATTGCCTTCGCCATCATCGAAAAGGACCCGGCCTGA
- the nagZ gene encoding beta-N-acetylhexosaminidase has protein sequence MPMTLPLGPVMLDVAGHALTEAERPRLCHPLVGGVILFARNYANPAQLAALTAEIRALRSPALLITVDHEGGRVQRFRTGFSAVPAMGVLGKAWSDDPARGCQLARDAGRVLASELIAHGVDLSYTPVLDLDYGVSRVIGDRAFHRDPEATVMLATALIDGMADAGMGCVGKHFPGHGFVEADSHVDMPRDPRDFDAICADDMRPFRTLAGRLAGVMPAHVIYPAVDPRPAGFSPFWLQTVLRGQLGFAGVIFSDDLTMEAATEAGDIVARAEAARAAGCDMVLVCNRPDLAETVLSRWHPDVPATLSDRLCGLHARPGADRVGVGSPAYAQATAQLAALAEATHRA, from the coding sequence ATGCCAATGACGCTGCCCCTGGGGCCGGTGATGCTCGACGTTGCCGGCCATGCCCTGACCGAGGCCGAGCGCCCCCGCTTGTGCCATCCGCTCGTCGGTGGGGTGATCCTGTTTGCGCGCAACTACGCCAATCCGGCCCAACTGGCGGCGCTGACCGCCGAGATCCGCGCACTGCGCTCGCCGGCGCTGCTGATCACCGTCGATCACGAAGGCGGGCGTGTGCAACGTTTCCGCACGGGGTTCAGCGCGGTGCCGGCGATGGGCGTACTGGGCAAGGCCTGGTCGGACGACCCGGCGCGTGGCTGTCAGCTCGCCCGCGATGCCGGCCGCGTGCTGGCCAGCGAGCTGATCGCCCACGGGGTGGACCTGAGTTACACCCCGGTGCTCGATCTGGACTACGGTGTCAGCCGGGTCATCGGCGACCGCGCGTTTCATCGCGACCCCGAGGCCACCGTCATGCTCGCCACCGCGCTCATCGACGGCATGGCCGATGCCGGTATGGGGTGCGTCGGCAAGCATTTTCCCGGCCATGGCTTTGTCGAGGCCGACTCCCATGTCGACATGCCGCGCGACCCGCGCGACTTTGACGCCATCTGTGCCGACGACATGCGGCCCTTCCGGACGCTCGCCGGCCGCCTGGCAGGGGTCATGCCGGCGCATGTGATCTACCCGGCGGTCGATCCGCGCCCGGCCGGCTTCTCGCCGTTCTGGCTGCAGACCGTCTTGCGGGGCCAGCTGGGCTTTGCCGGCGTGATCTTCAGCGATGACCTGACCATGGAAGCGGCCACCGAGGCCGGCGATATCGTGGCGCGTGCCGAAGCGGCGCGGGCCGCCGGTTGTGACATGGTGCTGGTGTGCAATCGCCCGGATCTGGCCGAAACCGTGTTGTCGCGCTGGCATCCCGACGTGCCGGCCACGCTCTCCGATCGTCTGTGCGGTTTGCATGCCCGTCCCGGTGCCGACCGCGTCGGTGTCGGCAGCCCGGCCTACGCACAGGCCACCGCGCAACTGGCGGCGCTGGCCGAGGCCACGCACCGCGCTTGA
- the pgsA gene encoding CDP-diacylglycerol--glycerol-3-phosphate 3-phosphatidyltransferase has product MPLNIPNTLTWARIIMIPVFVGVYYLPDGMMTLPERNLAATLVFGVAAVTDWFDGYLARSLGQTSAFGAFLDPVADKLMVAAALIMLVQLGRTDAMIAVVIIGREITISALREWMARVGRSASVAVAFVGKLKTAAQMVAIPLLLYNAPLLSVQSQWIGTILIYIAAVLTLWSMGYYLYRAMPMLRDSEKG; this is encoded by the coding sequence ATGCCACTGAATATTCCCAATACGCTGACCTGGGCCCGGATCATCATGATCCCGGTATTTGTCGGCGTCTATTACCTGCCCGATGGCATGATGACCCTGCCCGAGCGCAACCTGGCCGCAACCCTGGTGTTTGGCGTCGCCGCCGTGACCGACTGGTTTGACGGCTATCTCGCCCGCAGCCTCGGGCAGACGTCGGCCTTCGGCGCGTTTCTCGATCCGGTCGCCGACAAGCTGATGGTGGCCGCCGCGCTGATCATGCTGGTACAACTGGGCCGCACCGACGCGATGATCGCGGTGGTGATCATCGGCCGCGAAATCACCATTTCGGCGCTGCGCGAGTGGATGGCACGGGTGGGGCGTTCGGCCAGTGTTGCGGTCGCTTTCGTGGGTAAATTAAAAACTGCCGCACAGATGGTTGCAATCCCGTTACTTCTGTATAATGCGCCGCTTCTTTCAGTGCAATCGCAGTGGATCGGCACCATTTTGATCTACATTGCGGCGGTGCTGACACTGTGGTCGATGGGCTATTATTTGTACCGAGCCATGCCCATGTTGCGGGACAGTGAAAAAGGCTGA
- a CDS encoding alkaline phosphatase family protein, with amino-acid sequence MTFARFLDLPDTVAPDYQGGSLFNLMASLRDRFGDHRAASMRLRDHSRLGLESARIVVLLVIDGLGAQDLATRGAGSFLARHQAGTLTTVFPATTASAVTTTLTGIAPAEHGLTGWYIRDDRFGGVLAPLPMVRRDRQPMTGWWRIPRLFPYPSLFQRLDTRSVMVAPESILGSPFNMRHSRGVARRYGYQDLAGLETQLVQAVADLGSLEGFVYAYHADYDALAHQAGIGSAACDAHFLAIDAMVARVSAQLADSGALLLVTADHGFIDSPPERQSDIASEGGLQGYLDGPLWGERRVAYCRVRPARRAQFEVEAMARLGDRFHVVPSARLIDAGAFGPATKPSRRLRERIGDFALIGRENWTLYDWLPQERRYPMLGVHAGVSAAEMLIPLVSVPC; translated from the coding sequence ATGACCTTCGCCCGCTTCCTCGATCTGCCTGACACCGTCGCTCCGGACTACCAGGGCGGCAGCCTGTTCAATCTCATGGCCTCGCTGCGCGATCGTTTTGGCGATCATCGGGCGGCATCCATGCGCTTGCGCGATCATTCTCGGTTGGGGCTGGAATCGGCCCGGATCGTTGTGCTGTTGGTGATCGACGGGCTCGGCGCGCAGGACCTGGCCACGCGGGGGGCGGGCAGTTTCCTTGCCCGCCATCAGGCGGGCACGCTGACCACGGTGTTTCCGGCGACCACCGCCAGTGCGGTCACCACCACGCTTACCGGCATTGCGCCCGCCGAGCATGGGCTGACCGGCTGGTATATCCGCGATGACCGCTTCGGTGGCGTGCTGGCGCCGCTGCCCATGGTGCGCCGCGACCGCCAGCCGATGACCGGTTGGTGGCGCATCCCGCGCCTGTTTCCGTATCCCAGCCTGTTTCAACGACTCGATACGCGGAGTGTGATGGTTGCGCCGGAGTCCATTCTCGGCTCACCGTTCAATATGCGCCATTCGCGCGGCGTGGCACGGCGCTACGGCTATCAGGATCTGGCGGGGCTGGAGACGCAGCTGGTGCAGGCCGTGGCCGATCTGGGCTCGCTGGAGGGCTTTGTGTATGCCTATCACGCCGACTACGATGCGCTTGCGCACCAGGCCGGCATTGGCTCGGCGGCCTGTGATGCCCACTTCCTGGCAATCGATGCCATGGTCGCGCGGGTGAGCGCCCAGCTCGCGGATAGCGGCGCGCTGCTGCTGGTGACGGCCGACCATGGCTTCATCGATTCGCCGCCCGAGCGCCAGAGCGATATCGCCAGCGAAGGGGGCTTGCAAGGCTATCTGGACGGCCCGCTATGGGGCGAACGGCGGGTGGCCTATTGTCGCGTCAGACCGGCCCGCCGGGCGCAGTTCGAGGTCGAGGCCATGGCCCGCCTCGGCGACCGCTTCCATGTCGTGCCCAGTGCACGCCTGATCGACGCCGGTGCCTTCGGCCCCGCAACGAAGCCCTCACGCAGGCTGCGCGAGCGGATTGGTGATTTTGCGCTGATCGGGCGGGAGAACTGGACGCTCTACGACTGGCTGCCGCAGGAGCGGCGCTATCCGATGCTTGGCGTTCATGCCGGGGTGTCGGCGGCCGAGATGCTGATTCCGCTGGTCTCGGTGCCCTGTTAG
- a CDS encoding DUF1178 family protein yields MIVLNLRCGNGHDFEGWFASSAAFDAQLANALVGCPHCASTDIQRLPSAPYVRTSHAAPSSKAPARTGDAAALAQAKLRQLAQQAEDVGKAFPTEVRRIHHGEAPERSIRGHASLDDVAELLDEGIGVLPVPPAKEDLH; encoded by the coding sequence GTGATCGTCCTCAATCTGCGTTGCGGCAACGGCCACGACTTCGAGGGCTGGTTCGCCTCGTCTGCTGCATTTGACGCGCAACTGGCCAACGCACTGGTCGGCTGCCCGCATTGCGCCAGCACCGACATTCAGCGCCTGCCCAGCGCCCCCTATGTGCGCACCAGCCACGCCGCACCCTCAAGCAAGGCGCCGGCGCGCACCGGCGATGCGGCCGCGCTGGCGCAGGCGAAACTGCGCCAACTGGCACAGCAGGCCGAGGATGTGGGCAAGGCCTTCCCCACCGAAGTGCGCCGCATTCATCATGGCGAAGCCCCTGAGCGGAGCATTCGCGGCCATGCATCGCTCGATGACGTCGCCGAGCTGCTCGACGAGGGCATCGGCGTGCTACCCGTGCCCCCGGCCAAGGAAGACCTGCACTAA
- the minE gene encoding cell division topological specificity factor MinE has product MSLLSMLFGSKPKTASLAKERLQLIIAREHGTRDGSPDFLPDLQKDLIAVISKYVKVNPDDIKVQLERQDNYEVLEVNIVLPEQEH; this is encoded by the coding sequence ATGTCCCTGCTCAGCATGCTGTTCGGCAGCAAGCCGAAGACCGCCTCCCTGGCCAAGGAACGCCTGCAACTGATCATCGCCCGTGAGCACGGCACCCGCGACGGCTCGCCGGACTTCCTGCCGGATCTGCAAAAAGACCTCATCGCCGTGATCTCCAAGTACGTCAAGGTCAATCCCGACGACATCAAGGTGCAACTGGAGCGTCAGGACAACTACGAAGTGCTCGAGGTCAACATCGTCCTGCCCGAGCAGGAGCACTGA